One window of Bacteroides sp. AN502(2024) genomic DNA carries:
- a CDS encoding SGNH/GDSL hydrolase family protein: MRGSNLLSIFVLIFTSMLSASCFLTEAIAQDRMPVCPPLGKAAKLVKPLREMNWANDTIAVQIAFPPAFRETGRNEITGSLALLAPLLGHLRLVRAGLSEDTVCIVHIGDSHIRGHIYPQTTGARLKETFGAVSYIDKGVNGATCLTFTHPDRIAEIAALKPELLVLSFGTNESHNRRYNINVHYNQMDELVKLLRDTLPDVPILLTTPPGSYESFRQRRRRRTFAVNPRTVMAAETIRRYAKDHHLIVWDMYGVVGGKRRACANWTDAKLMRPDHVHYLPEGYILQGNLLYQAFIKAYNDYVSD, from the coding sequence ATGAGAGGGAGTAACCTGCTGTCCATCTTTGTTCTTATTTTCACCAGTATGCTGAGTGCCTCCTGTTTTCTTACAGAAGCCATCGCGCAAGATCGCATGCCTGTATGTCCTCCATTAGGAAAGGCTGCCAAGCTTGTCAAGCCCTTGCGGGAAATGAATTGGGCAAATGATACGATCGCTGTACAAATAGCCTTTCCTCCGGCTTTCCGAGAAACTGGTCGGAATGAGATTACTGGCAGTCTCGCTCTGCTGGCTCCCCTCTTGGGACATCTTCGCTTGGTGCGTGCCGGGCTCTCCGAAGATACAGTCTGCATTGTTCATATTGGCGACAGCCATATACGCGGACATATCTATCCCCAGACTACCGGTGCCCGTTTGAAAGAAACTTTCGGTGCTGTCTCTTATATAGATAAAGGCGTCAACGGAGCTACTTGCCTTACATTTACCCATCCGGACCGTATTGCCGAAATCGCTGCCTTGAAACCCGAATTATTGGTTCTCTCTTTCGGAACCAATGAAAGTCATAACCGGCGTTATAATATAAATGTGCATTACAATCAGATGGATGAACTGGTAAAGCTGTTGCGCGATACTCTTCCTGACGTACCTATTCTTCTGACTACCCCTCCCGGTTCCTATGAAAGTTTCCGGCAACGGAGGCGTAGACGCACATTTGCTGTTAATCCCCGCACAGTCATGGCGGCGGAAACCATCCGCCGTTATGCAAAAGACCATCATCTGATCGTGTGGGATATGTACGGTGTCGTCGGAGGGAAGCGTCGTGCTTGCGCCAACTGGACAGATGCCAAACTGATGCGTCCCGATCATGTACATTATTTACCTGAAGGGTATATCCTTCAAGGAAATTTATTATACCAAGCCTTCATAAAAGCATATAATGACTATGTTTCCGATTGA
- a CDS encoding MBOAT family protein encodes MFPIDIDFSRLKEVLTYDPQVPMIFSSGIFLWLFTAFMVVYVLLQHKHTARILFVTLFSYYFYYKSSGTYFFLLAIVTIADFFLAQLMERTQGHWKRKGLVTLSLGINLGLLVYFKYTNFLGGVIASLTGGEFTALDIFLPVGISFFTFQSLSYTIDVYRKEIKPLTNLLDYAFYVSFFPQLVAGPIVRARDFIPQIRKPLFVSQEMFGRGIFLIVSGLFKKAIISDYISINFVERIFDNPTLYSGVENLMGVYGYALQIYCDFSGYSDMAIGIALLLGFHFNLNFNSPYKSASITEFWHRWHISLSSWLRDYLYISLGGNRKGKFRQYLNLIITMFLGGLWHGASWNFVLWGIFHGVALALHKMWMTITGRKKGEQSHGWRRVFGVIITFHFVCFCWIFFRNADFRNSMDMLGQIFTTFRPQLFPQLLEGYWKVFALMLLGFLLHFAPDSWEKAVCRGVIRMPFVGKAVLMVALIYLVIQMKSSEIQPFIYFQF; translated from the coding sequence ATGTTTCCGATTGATATAGATTTCAGTAGACTGAAAGAGGTACTTACCTATGATCCGCAAGTGCCGATGATATTCAGCAGTGGCATTTTCCTTTGGTTGTTCACTGCTTTCATGGTAGTGTATGTGTTGTTGCAGCATAAACATACTGCCCGTATTTTATTCGTCACTCTCTTTTCCTATTATTTTTATTATAAAAGTAGCGGTACTTATTTCTTCTTGCTCGCGATAGTGACTATTGCCGACTTCTTTCTTGCGCAACTGATGGAACGTACGCAGGGGCACTGGAAGCGTAAAGGATTAGTCACTTTGAGTTTGGGCATTAATCTGGGTCTTCTTGTCTATTTCAAATATACTAATTTCCTGGGTGGAGTGATCGCATCATTGACGGGAGGGGAGTTTACCGCTCTCGATATCTTCCTGCCTGTCGGCATCTCCTTTTTCACTTTTCAGTCATTGAGCTACACCATCGATGTCTACCGGAAAGAGATAAAACCACTGACCAACCTGCTGGATTATGCTTTTTATGTATCTTTCTTCCCCCAACTGGTTGCGGGACCTATCGTACGTGCCCGCGACTTTATCCCGCAAATTCGAAAACCTCTCTTTGTTTCGCAGGAGATGTTTGGTCGTGGAATCTTTTTGATCGTATCCGGTCTTTTCAAGAAAGCCATTATTTCCGATTACATCAGTATCAACTTTGTTGAACGTATTTTTGATAATCCTACTCTCTATTCCGGCGTGGAGAATCTGATGGGTGTGTATGGCTATGCTTTACAGATTTACTGCGACTTTTCCGGATATAGTGACATGGCTATCGGTATCGCTTTATTGTTGGGTTTTCATTTTAATCTCAATTTTAATTCTCCTTATAAGTCTGCTTCCATTACTGAGTTCTGGCATCGTTGGCACATCTCTTTGTCCAGCTGGCTACGGGATTATCTGTATATCTCTTTAGGAGGGAATCGGAAAGGTAAGTTCCGGCAATATCTGAATCTTATCATTACCATGTTTTTGGGGGGATTGTGGCATGGAGCCTCTTGGAATTTTGTACTGTGGGGTATCTTCCACGGTGTTGCTTTGGCATTGCATAAAATGTGGATGACCATTACCGGGCGCAAGAAAGGAGAACAAAGTCATGGTTGGCGGCGTGTGTTCGGAGTGATTATTACTTTTCATTTTGTTTGTTTCTGTTGGATTTTCTTCCGCAATGCCGATTTCCGGAATTCAATGGATATGCTGGGACAGATATTCACCACTTTTCGTCCGCAACTGTTCCCACAATTGTTGGAAGGATATTGGAAAGTATTTGCATTAATGTTGCTTGGCTTCCTGCTTCATTTTGCGCCCGATAGTTGGGAGAAAGCGGTATGCCGGGGCGTTATCCGTATGCCGTTTGTGGGAAAAGCGGTATTAATGGTAGCTTTGATTTACCTTGTTATCCAGATGAAGAGTTCGGAGAT